One window of the Cryptomeria japonica chromosome 7, Sugi_1.0, whole genome shotgun sequence genome contains the following:
- the LOC131049251 gene encoding adenylate-forming reductase 03009-like: MANFEKSPGCHDVSVEIQSAKASAHHLLNKTLTFKVWVKRSNSINKVLTSDESVIYQKSERNGSSGHLYDLDIEANDGDIEQHAEHELILTVYRRLFLLSFAFNLTALILAVTGQFPYAEKEAALFSVGNILALVLWRNEAFLRCVFWLAVKVLGRSWVPLPLKTATTSFLQSVGGIHSGCGISSIMWLSYSLVQNLNHPETTSPEMRGLASLILGLLLISSVAAFPLVRLVSERFHRFTGLCALALLWVFVILSAAYIPAEKSYRLRGSALAKKQDFWFTLFITFLIILLWLTVRRVPVQVSGDPSLINEHMMFAGAVGDINKSLVSDPAKYLYTSCAQFTGLPYLINMYNKVVVVAKGSGICVFLSFMLEPCPTEVYVIWVATAIEKNFGDDIVKKIKSYPSEKMIIHDTAFSGRPNVPQMTVEAVRKWGAEVAIVNSNLSESRDVVNGCKAARIPAFGTIWDS; encoded by the coding sequence ATGGCTAATTTCGAAAAGTCCCCAGGATGTCACGATGTATCCGTCGAAATACAAAGTGCTAAGGCATCTGCACATCATTTGCTCAATAAAACCCTAACTTTCAAAGTTTGGGTGAAGCGTTCCAACTCCATTAATAAGGTTCTTACAAGCGATGAATCCGTTATCTATCAGAAATCAGAAAGAAATGGATCCAGCGGTCATTTATATGATTTGGATATTGAAGCCAATGATGGTGATATAGAGCAACACGCCGAACATGAGCTAATACTTACCGTTTACAGGCgtctattccttctctcctttgctTTCAATTTGACTGCACTCATTTTGGCTGTAACCGGCCAATTTCCATACGCTGAGAAAGAAGCTGCTCTCTTTTCAGTTGGGAATATTCTAGCATTGGTGTTGTGGCGCAATGAAGCCTTTCTGAGATGTGTGTTCTGGTTGGCGGTGAAGGTGTTGGGAAGGTCATGGGTTCCACTCCCTCTCAAGACCGCCACAACATCGTTCCTTCAGTCCGTAGGAGGAATCCACAGCGGCTGCGGCATTTCCTCTATCATGTGGTTGAGTTATTCCCTCGTGCAAAACCTGAACCATCCTGAGACCACCTCCCCGGAGATGAGAGGCCTGGCATCGCTCATTCTGGGACTCCTTCTGATAAGCTCCGTCGCAGCATTCCCTCTCGTCCGACTGGTCTCCGAAAGGTTCCACCGTTTCACCGGCTTGTGTGCTCTCGCTTTGCTTTGGGTTTTCGTCATACTCTCTGCAGCTTACATTCCTGCCGAGAAATCCTACCGGCTACGTGGCTCAGCTCTTGCCAAGAAGCAGGATTTCTGGTTTACTTTATTCATTACATTTCTCATAATCCTGCTGTGGCTGACTGTGAGGAGAGTGCCGGTGCAAGTATCCGGTGACCCCAGTTTAATAAATGAGCATATGATGTTCGCGGGTGCGGTCGGAGATATAAACAAAAGCTTGGTATCTGATCCGGCAAAATATCTGTATACTTCTTGTGCTCAATTCACAGGGCTGCCATATCTGATAAACATGTACAACAAAGTGGTAGTGGTGGCCAAAGGCTCGGGCATCTGTGTGTTTTTGTCGTTCATGCTGGAGCCTTGTCCAACTGAGGTTTATGTCATTTGGGTGGCCACAGCGATAGAGAAAAACTTTGGAGACGATATTGTGAAAAAGATTAAAAGCTACCCTTCTGAAAAGATGATAATTCACGACACGGCTTTTTCTGGTCGTCCAAACGTGCCGCAGATGACAGTAGAGGCAGTGAGAAAATGGGGAGCAGAAGTGGCAATAGTGAATAGTAATCTGAGCGAAAGCAGAGACGTGGTCAATGGATGTAAAGCCGCGAGAATTCCAGCTTTTGGTACAATCTGGGATTCTTGA